A genomic window from Castor canadensis chromosome 18, mCasCan1.hap1v2, whole genome shotgun sequence includes:
- the Vpreb1 gene encoding immunoglobulin iota chain produces the protein MSWTPFLFMLLAHCTGCDPQPVLHQPLSVSSSLGTTVRLTCTLSSDYNIGVYSTYWYQQRPGQPPQFLLRYFSQSDKHQGPKIPPCFSGSKDVVKNQGYLSISEVQLEDEAMYYCAMGTQSFEMEKEMEMEMERGKEKEPASSGSEAP, from the exons ATGTCTTGGACTCCTTTCCTGTTCATGCTACTGGCTCACTGCACAG GATGTGATCCTCAGCCTGTGCTGCATCAGCCACTGTCTGTGTCCTCATCCCTTGGAACTACAGTCCGCCTCACCTGCACCCTGAGCAGTGATTATAATATTGGTGTTTACAGTACCTACTGGTACCAGCAGAGGCCGGGCCAGCCTCCACAGTTTCTGCTGAGATACTTCTCACAATCAGATAAACACCAGGGTCCTAAAATCCCGCCTTGCTTCTCTGGATCCAAAGATGTGGTGAAGAATCAGGGATATCTGAGTATCTCTGAGGTACAGCTGGAGGATGAGGCTATGTATTACTGTGCTATGGGAACCCAGAGCTTCGAAatggagaaagagatggagatggagatggagaggggaaaagaaaaggagcCTGCTTCTTCAGGGTCCGAGGCACCCTAG